Proteins found in one Terribacillus sp. DMT04 genomic segment:
- a CDS encoding ABC transporter permease: MWKKLRTHPVLLGSLLPILLIAAWEMMSRAGIIPAYQLPAPSAILSTILAYVQDGTLQSHILLTVYRLFAGFVIGTAAAILLGTLVGYSELAEKIFDPLMQAFRSIPSLAWVPLFILWMGIGETSKVTLIAVGVFFPVYLNIVDGIRGVDRKLIEVGRMYGLDGLALVRRIILPASLPSFLTGLRSGLGLGWMFVVAAEIMGASQGLGYLLILGQNTYAPDVIIASIFLFALLGKLTDWVLKLIQKKSLHWQDTALAK; this comes from the coding sequence ATGTGGAAGAAACTGCGAACACATCCTGTACTGCTCGGTTCCCTGCTGCCGATTCTATTAATAGCAGCTTGGGAGATGATGAGCCGTGCAGGAATCATTCCTGCCTATCAGCTGCCAGCTCCTAGTGCTATTCTTTCTACCATTCTGGCTTATGTGCAAGATGGAACACTGCAAAGTCATATCCTGCTTACTGTTTATCGGCTGTTTGCCGGCTTTGTTATTGGTACTGCCGCAGCAATTTTACTCGGAACACTTGTCGGCTATTCCGAACTAGCGGAGAAGATTTTCGACCCGTTGATGCAGGCATTTCGTTCTATCCCATCGCTTGCATGGGTGCCGCTCTTTATCTTGTGGATGGGTATTGGCGAGACGTCAAAAGTGACATTAATTGCAGTCGGCGTATTTTTCCCAGTTTATTTGAACATTGTGGACGGCATCCGCGGCGTTGATCGGAAACTGATTGAGGTCGGCAGGATGTATGGATTGGATGGTTTAGCACTCGTTAGAAGAATTATCTTGCCGGCATCTTTGCCTTCTTTCCTTACCGGGCTGCGCAGCGGTCTTGGTCTGGGGTGGATGTTTGTCGTTGCAGCAGAAATTATGGGAGCAAGCCAAGGTCTTGGGTATTTGCTTATTCTTGGTCAAAATACATATGCCCCTGATGTTATCATCGCCAGTATTTTCTTATTTGCGCTATTAGGTAAGCTGACCGACTGGGTGCTGAAACTTATTCAGAAAAAATCACTTCATTGGCAGGATACAGCTTTAGCAAAATGA
- a CDS encoding aliphatic sulfonate ABC transporter substrate-binding protein has protein sequence MSKIPVIDKRSLLAIISLFLIIFLAACGNAGSASGDLKQVRLDYAYYSPASLVIKNKGWAEEAFKDQDIEVTWTLSQGSNKALEFLNSNSVDFGSTAGSAALLAKANGNPIQGIYLASKPEWTALVTSKDSEITDPADLKGKKIAATVGTDPYIFLQRTLQDAGLEEQDVQIVNLQHADGASALLSGDVDAWAGLDPHMAKLELENDAQLFYRNADFNTYNFLNVREEFAENHPEEVKEVLKLYNKARAWIDENPEETAEILANEAGISQEVAVKQLERNDFSEAVPGEVQQEILNQSGAVLEKANLWKGSKAIAETVDAYVEPKYAKELEEE, from the coding sequence ATGAGTAAAATCCCAGTTATTGATAAAAGAAGTCTGTTAGCGATAATCAGTTTGTTTCTCATCATTTTCCTGGCAGCATGCGGAAATGCCGGCAGCGCTTCGGGAGATTTAAAGCAAGTTCGTTTAGATTATGCCTATTATTCACCAGCTAGTCTTGTCATAAAGAACAAAGGCTGGGCGGAAGAAGCGTTCAAGGATCAAGACATTGAAGTGACATGGACGCTCAGTCAAGGCAGCAATAAGGCGCTGGAATTCCTCAACAGCAATAGTGTGGATTTCGGCTCTACTGCAGGCAGTGCAGCTTTGTTAGCTAAAGCAAATGGCAATCCGATCCAAGGTATCTACTTAGCATCTAAACCAGAATGGACAGCACTGGTGACGTCAAAAGATAGTGAGATTACGGATCCAGCTGACCTGAAAGGGAAGAAGATTGCAGCTACGGTAGGAACAGATCCATATATATTCCTTCAGCGCACATTGCAAGATGCCGGTCTGGAAGAACAGGATGTCCAAATTGTAAATCTGCAGCATGCAGACGGAGCGAGTGCTTTGCTTTCTGGTGACGTAGATGCCTGGGCAGGGCTTGATCCGCACATGGCAAAACTTGAGTTAGAAAATGATGCGCAGCTATTTTATCGGAATGCAGATTTCAATACGTACAATTTCTTGAATGTTCGAGAAGAATTTGCTGAGAATCACCCGGAAGAAGTAAAAGAAGTATTAAAGCTTTATAACAAGGCAAGAGCATGGATTGACGAAAATCCGGAAGAGACAGCAGAGATACTGGCTAATGAAGCTGGGATTAGCCAAGAAGTTGCCGTAAAACAGCTGGAACGAAATGATTTCTCTGAAGCAGTGCCGGGCGAGGTGCAGCAGGAAATCCTGAACCAGTCAGGTGCCGTTCTTGAGAAAGCGAATTTATGGAAGGGCAGCAAAGCAATAGCGGAAACAGTCGATGCATATGTAGAACCGAAGTACGCAAAAGAACTAGAGGAGGAATGA
- a CDS encoding PLP-dependent aspartate aminotransferase family protein has protein sequence MTNSVYKAETLALHGGQAPDPTTGSRAVPLYQTTSYLFHDTDHAERLFALDEPGNIYSRIGNPTVDVLEKRIALLEDGVAAVGVASGMAAISYSILNLASAGDEIVAAANLYGGTYNLFQTTLPRYGIQVKFVDPTDPEAFRKAITDKTKAVFAEIIGNPSLHVLDVEAVAEVAHDAGIPLIVDSTFATPILSKPITLGADIVVHSATKWIGGHGTSIGGLIVDGGRFDWNSPKFPTFTEPDPSYNGIRYAFDFGTLAFSTKLRVQLLRDLGAALSPFNAWQLIQGLETLHLRVERHVQNAEKLANYLEQHPAVDWVAYPGLSSHPAYEIAKRVLPTGAGSIVNFGIKGGKEAGATLINHVALWSHVANVGDAKSLIIHPASTTHQQLDAEGLAATGVKEELVRLSVGIESVDDLIHDLDRALEKATGIRSESREIVINDEAVIREALGSDTDADGRQKTIAVVGLSSKEQRPSHRLARKMQRLGYKIIPVNPAETAVLGETAYPDLTSVPEKIDIAQIFRSPEAAVELAKEAADVRPAIFWLQEGVVSQEAAAIAREAGLEVVHNRCTYKEAQRLRGTISTYTGEAKQNGVGVDE, from the coding sequence ATGACAAATTCCGTATACAAAGCAGAGACATTAGCATTACATGGCGGTCAAGCACCAGATCCGACAACAGGTTCCAGAGCGGTACCGCTTTATCAGACGACTTCGTACTTGTTCCATGACACAGACCACGCAGAGCGCTTATTCGCTTTGGATGAGCCTGGCAATATTTACTCTCGTATTGGAAATCCGACCGTAGATGTACTGGAAAAACGAATTGCATTGTTGGAAGACGGGGTCGCTGCTGTTGGAGTTGCTTCCGGAATGGCAGCAATCAGCTATAGCATATTGAATCTGGCAAGTGCCGGTGATGAAATCGTGGCTGCTGCCAACTTATACGGCGGAACGTATAACTTGTTCCAAACAACGCTTCCTCGCTATGGAATTCAAGTGAAGTTTGTCGATCCAACCGATCCAGAGGCATTCCGCAAAGCGATAACCGATAAAACAAAAGCTGTTTTTGCCGAAATTATCGGCAATCCGAGTTTGCATGTACTTGATGTAGAAGCAGTTGCGGAAGTAGCACATGATGCGGGTATTCCGCTTATTGTGGACAGCACCTTTGCTACACCAATTCTAAGCAAGCCAATTACACTTGGCGCAGACATTGTAGTCCATAGTGCCACAAAATGGATTGGCGGTCACGGGACTTCTATTGGCGGATTGATTGTGGATGGAGGAAGGTTTGATTGGAATTCACCGAAATTTCCGACATTTACTGAACCGGATCCAAGCTATAACGGTATCCGCTATGCATTCGATTTCGGCACACTTGCTTTCAGCACGAAGTTACGCGTGCAATTGCTGCGAGATTTAGGTGCTGCGCTCAGTCCGTTTAATGCATGGCAGCTCATTCAAGGGTTGGAAACGTTGCATCTGCGTGTGGAGCGTCATGTGCAAAACGCAGAAAAACTGGCGAACTACTTAGAGCAGCATCCAGCTGTTGATTGGGTTGCATATCCAGGACTTAGCAGCCATCCTGCATACGAAATAGCGAAAAGAGTGCTTCCGACAGGTGCTGGATCCATCGTCAACTTTGGTATTAAAGGCGGAAAAGAAGCGGGTGCTACACTTATTAATCATGTCGCGCTTTGGTCCCACGTAGCTAACGTAGGAGACGCAAAGTCCTTGATTATTCACCCTGCATCCACTACACACCAGCAACTGGATGCCGAAGGATTAGCAGCAACAGGAGTAAAAGAAGAATTGGTTCGTTTGTCGGTTGGGATTGAATCAGTAGATGATTTAATTCATGACTTGGACCGTGCCTTGGAGAAGGCGACAGGTATCCGCTCTGAATCACGTGAGATTGTTATCAATGACGAAGCAGTTATTCGTGAAGCGCTCGGCAGTGATACAGATGCTGATGGTCGACAAAAAACAATTGCAGTGGTTGGTCTGAGCAGTAAAGAGCAGCGCCCTAGTCACCGCTTGGCAAGAAAGATGCAGCGGCTGGGGTATAAAATCATTCCGGTTAATCCGGCAGAAACTGCGGTGTTAGGCGAAACGGCTTATCCGGATCTTACAAGCGTACCAGAGAAAATTGATATCGCGCAGATCTTCCGCAGCCCCGAGGCAGCAGTAGAGCTGGCAAAAGAAGCGGCAGACGTTCGACCAGCTATTTTTTGGTTACAGGAAGGTGTCGTTTCACAAGAAGCAGCTGCAATTGCTCGTGAAGCTGGATTAGAAGTCGTACACAATCGCTGCACTTACAAAGAAGCGCAACGCCTTCGCGGAACAATCAGTACGTACACAGGTGAAGCTAAGCAAAATGGGGTTGGTGTTGATGAGTAA
- the metX gene encoding homoserine O-acetyltransferase, which produces MKTAQSYYAGKINIGDVKLESGECLSGVEVAYERSGPSDAETVLICHALTGDQFAKGTASEPGWWSGLLQSGGYVDTSTYQVIACNVLGGCNGTTSSLSRNAVNDQVYAADFPQITIRDMVNVQRLVLDKLKITHLRAVIGGSLGGMQVLEWGIMYPEFMDVLIPLAATPYVSDYAMAYNHIAKSAIISDPDWNNGKYTADKKPAAGLAIARMIGMITYRSDHQYNERFRRAASSGTNSEFEVESYLNHQGEKLVSRFDANCYLTLLQAMNSHDIGRGRGGWKAAASKVKASVLTFGFSRDLLFPSEDIAAFTAEVPEGRHVCVDTIYGHDGFLLEFEKWGHHIREVLQQPMKIS; this is translated from the coding sequence ATGAAGACTGCACAGTCATATTATGCAGGCAAAATCAACATTGGAGATGTGAAGCTTGAATCAGGTGAATGCCTCTCGGGTGTAGAAGTAGCCTATGAAAGAAGCGGCCCATCAGACGCAGAAACAGTGTTAATCTGTCATGCACTCACAGGAGATCAGTTTGCAAAAGGTACTGCATCTGAGCCTGGCTGGTGGAGCGGATTGCTTCAGTCCGGCGGATATGTTGACACGAGTACGTACCAAGTAATAGCGTGCAATGTATTAGGCGGATGTAATGGGACGACAAGTTCTTTATCAAGAAATGCTGTAAATGATCAAGTGTATGCGGCGGATTTTCCGCAGATTACGATTCGGGATATGGTGAATGTCCAGCGCCTTGTCTTAGACAAACTGAAAATTACCCATTTGCGAGCAGTAATTGGCGGGTCACTGGGCGGTATGCAGGTGTTGGAGTGGGGCATTATGTACCCTGAGTTTATGGATGTACTCATCCCGCTAGCAGCAACACCTTATGTGAGTGATTACGCAATGGCTTATAATCACATTGCCAAGTCTGCTATTATCTCTGACCCTGATTGGAATAATGGCAAATATACGGCAGACAAGAAGCCAGCTGCCGGACTGGCAATTGCGCGGATGATCGGCATGATCACGTACCGATCTGATCATCAATACAATGAACGCTTCCGCCGTGCGGCATCCTCTGGAACTAACAGTGAATTTGAAGTTGAATCGTATCTCAATCATCAAGGCGAAAAGCTTGTCAGCCGATTTGATGCTAACTGCTACCTAACATTATTGCAAGCAATGAACAGTCATGACATTGGCAGAGGCAGAGGCGGATGGAAGGCTGCTGCCAGCAAAGTGAAGGCATCTGTATTGACCTTCGGATTCTCAAGGGATCTTTTATTCCCATCAGAGGACATTGCTGCGTTTACAGCAGAAGTTCCTGAAGGACGACATGTATGCGTTGATACGATTTACGGACATGATGGTTTTCTGCTCGAGTTTGAGAAATGGGGACATCATATTCGAGAAGTGCTTCAGCAGCCAATGAAAATTTCATAA
- a CDS encoding ammonium transporter: protein MDMANTVFMFVATVLVWLMTPALALFYGGLVRSKNVLSTAMHSFTTLAIVSIIWIVVGFSLAFSPGNGIIGGLEYFGLNNVGFEPAEGHTIPFNLFMMFQMTFAILTTAIVSGAYAERIRFPAFILFTVLWVLIVYSPLAHWVWGGGWIAEMGALDFAGGNVVHISSGLAGLVVALVIGKRKNAGATAPHNLIFTLIGGALLWFGWFGFNVGSELAFDDVAMYAFINTNTAAASGVLGWMIIEWAVNKKPTLLGAVSGAIAGLVAITPAAGFVSPIASIPIGFIGGIVCFWGVGWLKKKLGYDDALDAFGLHAVGGTWGGIATGLFASDSINAIVTNNGLFYGGGIDLLWRQVVAIIATYIFVGVVTFILISIVNLIFKARATEEEEAKGLDLTMHGERAYQD from the coding sequence ATGGATATGGCTAACACGGTATTCATGTTTGTCGCAACTGTACTTGTATGGTTGATGACACCAGCACTTGCACTCTTCTATGGCGGTTTAGTAAGAAGTAAAAATGTACTGAGCACAGCGATGCACAGTTTCACGACACTGGCGATAGTCTCCATCATTTGGATTGTGGTTGGCTTTTCCCTGGCCTTCTCACCAGGTAACGGAATTATTGGCGGATTAGAATATTTCGGATTGAATAACGTTGGGTTTGAACCTGCGGAAGGTCACACAATTCCTTTTAACTTATTTATGATGTTTCAGATGACATTCGCTATCCTGACAACAGCAATCGTGTCTGGCGCCTACGCCGAACGTATTCGTTTTCCAGCATTCATTTTATTCACAGTACTTTGGGTTCTCATCGTTTATTCACCGCTTGCACACTGGGTTTGGGGCGGCGGCTGGATTGCAGAAATGGGCGCACTTGATTTTGCGGGCGGGAACGTTGTCCACATTTCATCTGGTCTTGCTGGCTTGGTTGTCGCACTCGTTATCGGCAAACGAAAAAATGCCGGCGCTACCGCACCACATAACCTTATTTTCACGTTAATCGGCGGTGCACTGCTTTGGTTCGGCTGGTTTGGATTTAATGTCGGAAGTGAACTAGCTTTTGATGATGTAGCAATGTATGCCTTCATAAATACGAATACAGCAGCTGCATCTGGTGTACTCGGCTGGATGATTATTGAATGGGCTGTGAACAAAAAGCCGACTTTACTGGGAGCTGTATCTGGTGCGATTGCTGGTCTTGTCGCCATTACTCCAGCGGCCGGGTTTGTATCACCGATTGCCAGCATTCCAATCGGCTTTATCGGCGGCATCGTCTGCTTCTGGGGCGTTGGCTGGCTGAAAAAGAAACTAGGCTATGACGACGCCTTGGATGCCTTCGGATTGCATGCAGTCGGCGGCACATGGGGCGGTATTGCAACTGGTTTGTTCGCCAGTGACTCCATCAACGCCATTGTCACAAATAACGGTCTTTTCTACGGCGGCGGAATTGATTTATTATGGAGACAGGTAGTTGCTATTATTGCAACCTACATTTTTGTCGGAGTGGTTACATTCATCTTAATCTCCATTGTGAATCTTATCTTCAAAGCACGTGCCACAGAAGAAGAAGAAGCAAAAGGTTTGGATCTTACCATGCATGGCGAACGCGCTTATCAGGATTAA
- a CDS encoding P-II family nitrogen regulator, whose protein sequence is MSDMFKVEIITRNSTDLEAFKMKMAEIGVSGMTFSHVQGCGLEEGYTELYRGVKKVQNVFDRLKIEIVVSSVPVDNIIKAASSVLHTGKAGDGKIFVYPVQQTIDINTGKQGPAAL, encoded by the coding sequence ATGAGTGATATGTTTAAGGTAGAGATTATTACAAGAAACTCAACGGATCTCGAGGCTTTCAAAATGAAAATGGCTGAAATCGGTGTATCCGGCATGACTTTTTCTCACGTACAAGGCTGCGGGCTTGAAGAAGGCTACACAGAATTGTACCGTGGCGTAAAGAAAGTACAAAACGTATTTGATCGCCTAAAAATAGAAATAGTCGTCAGCTCCGTTCCTGTAGACAATATTATCAAGGCGGCCTCCAGCGTGCTCCACACTGGAAAAGCTGGGGATGGCAAAATCTTCGTCTATCCTGTTCAGCAAACGATTGATATTAATACCGGAAAACAAGGTCCGGCTGCTTTGTGA
- a CDS encoding holin encodes MEAIQNETMYQVLVFSTILAPIVTAVMELIKRSLPRLEPYLALLSVVVGVLLGAAAYPFTVFELTARLWAGGIAGLASTGLITRSSQKTPPPDK; translated from the coding sequence ATGGAAGCAATTCAGAATGAGACGATGTATCAAGTACTCGTTTTTTCCACGATTCTAGCTCCCATTGTGACCGCCGTAATGGAACTGATAAAGAGAAGCTTACCTCGCTTGGAACCTTATCTTGCGTTGCTTAGTGTTGTCGTTGGAGTGCTGCTTGGCGCTGCAGCTTATCCGTTTACAGTCTTCGAGCTAACGGCAAGACTTTGGGCAGGAGGTATTGCTGGACTTGCAAGCACCGGACTTATAACTCGCTCCTCACAAAAAACTCCACCGCCAGACAAGTAG
- a CDS encoding manganese catalase family protein translates to MFYHIKELQYQAKPSKPDPVFARQLQEVLGGQYGEISVMMQYLMQGMNTRCEDKYKDLLFDTGTEEIAHVEMLATMIARLLDDAPFEDQKNAYETDPALNAILGGTNPQHGIVAGLGAMAADAAGYPWNAKYIISSGNLLADFRANLNAESQGRLQVTRLYGMTDDPGVRDMLSFLIARDTMHQNQWIAAIKELEEREGDIVVPTTFPRSLEKNEVAYTLFNFSRGDASSKGRWAHGPSMDGRGQFNYVAEPEPFGPAPKLKPAPFLYHDTMPPKSMM, encoded by the coding sequence ATGTTTTATCACATCAAAGAGCTGCAATATCAAGCTAAGCCATCCAAGCCGGATCCGGTTTTCGCAAGACAGCTGCAGGAAGTATTGGGCGGACAGTACGGTGAAATCTCTGTTATGATGCAATATTTGATGCAAGGGATGAACACACGTTGTGAAGATAAATATAAAGATTTGCTATTTGATACAGGAACAGAAGAAATTGCGCATGTGGAAATGCTGGCAACCATGATTGCACGCTTACTTGATGATGCGCCATTTGAGGATCAGAAGAACGCCTATGAAACAGATCCGGCATTAAATGCTATCCTAGGCGGAACAAATCCGCAGCATGGTATCGTTGCTGGTCTTGGTGCGATGGCGGCGGATGCAGCTGGTTACCCTTGGAATGCGAAGTATATTATCTCCAGCGGAAACTTGCTTGCTGACTTTCGTGCCAACTTGAATGCGGAATCACAAGGCCGTTTGCAAGTGACGCGTCTTTATGGCATGACAGATGACCCTGGCGTGCGTGATATGCTGTCTTTCCTGATTGCTCGTGATACGATGCACCAAAACCAATGGATTGCTGCTATTAAAGAACTAGAAGAGCGAGAAGGAGACATTGTTGTTCCAACTACGTTCCCGAGAAGCTTGGAAAAAAACGAAGTGGCGTATACACTGTTTAACTTCTCCCGCGGGGATGCCAGTTCCAAAGGCCGCTGGGCACACGGTCCAAGTATGGATGGCAGAGGCCAGTTTAACTATGTAGCAGAGCCAGAGCCGTTTGGGCCTGCGCCAAAACTGAAGCCAGCTCCTTTCCTCTATCACGATACAATGCCGCCAAAATCAATGATGTAA
- a CDS encoding CaiB/BaiF CoA-transferase family protein → MSTPLEGVKVLDVSTMIAAPFGTALLGDFGADVTKVEIPGRGDTSRSVGPFKGNEPLRWPGLSRNKKSLTLDLHKAAGVEIMKKLAATHDILVENFRPGTLEKWGVGYDVLKEINPNLIMIRVSGYGQTGPYREKAGFGTPATAFSGYTYLQGFTDRHPVSPPFSLTDYICGIYVAFAAVTALYHRETAESGTGQMIDVALYESVFRMMEFLVAEYDQLGKVRERSPGLAGHSSPSGTFKTKDNHWVVLVTSTDTTFNRLAAVMNRNDLLTDTRYSTNASRLENNEAMNQMVADWISEHEREELLEKLDAAGVPISPVLSVADIFDNEQYQARENIVEVKHPRLGNIKVPGIVPKFEKTPGSIRSIAPDLGENNEAILQSLGYSSDEIKAFKQNGVI, encoded by the coding sequence ATGTCCACACCTTTAGAAGGTGTCAAAGTGCTCGATGTCTCCACCATGATAGCTGCACCATTTGGCACAGCATTGTTAGGTGATTTTGGAGCAGATGTGACAAAAGTCGAAATTCCGGGCAGAGGAGATACGTCCAGAAGTGTCGGTCCATTTAAAGGAAATGAGCCTTTACGCTGGCCAGGATTATCTCGTAATAAAAAGTCTCTCACACTTGATCTGCATAAAGCAGCTGGAGTTGAGATTATGAAAAAGCTGGCTGCCACACATGATATTTTGGTGGAAAACTTCCGGCCGGGAACATTGGAAAAGTGGGGCGTAGGCTATGATGTCTTAAAAGAGATTAATCCAAACTTAATTATGATTCGCGTGTCAGGCTATGGTCAGACAGGGCCTTACCGGGAAAAAGCTGGCTTCGGCACGCCGGCTACAGCATTCAGCGGCTACACATATTTGCAAGGTTTTACTGATCGTCATCCAGTTAGTCCGCCGTTTTCGCTGACAGATTATATTTGCGGCATTTACGTCGCTTTTGCGGCTGTTACAGCGTTATACCACCGTGAAACGGCAGAATCAGGAACAGGGCAGATGATTGATGTAGCGCTTTATGAATCGGTGTTTCGTATGATGGAGTTTCTTGTGGCAGAATATGATCAGCTTGGGAAAGTTCGTGAACGCTCCCCAGGGCTAGCGGGGCATTCCTCTCCATCTGGAACATTTAAAACGAAGGATAATCACTGGGTCGTGCTTGTAACGAGCACAGATACAACCTTTAATCGACTGGCTGCAGTTATGAATCGGAATGATTTGCTGACAGATACGCGCTATTCTACGAATGCAAGCCGCTTAGAAAACAATGAAGCAATGAATCAAATGGTTGCTGATTGGATTAGCGAGCATGAAAGAGAGGAACTATTGGAAAAGCTGGATGCAGCAGGTGTACCAATCAGTCCGGTATTAAGCGTTGCCGACATCTTTGACAATGAGCAGTACCAAGCGCGTGAGAATATAGTAGAAGTAAAGCATCCAAGACTAGGCAATATTAAAGTGCCGGGAATTGTTCCGAAATTCGAAAAGACACCGGGCAGCATTCGTTCCATCGCGCCAGATTTAGGGGAGAATAATGAAGCTATCTTACAAAGTTTAGGTTATTCTTCTGATGAGATTAAAGCATTCAAGCAAAACGGGGTTATATAA
- a CDS encoding thiamine pyrophosphate-binding protein produces the protein MKKLISEQLVTYLESRGVKHIFGLCGHTNIAVLAELEKSKIKFINVRHEQIASHAADGYARVTKKAAVVLSHLGPGLTNAATGVANAALDSTPMVVIAGDVPSYYYGKHPHQEVNLHADGAQYEIYRPFVKRAWRVDQAELFPEILQKAFQLAESGRPGPVLVSVPMDIFSTKIEEDKFRQLQHHTQEVEKPALDEETAARIVEKLAKAQRPVLYAGGGIVLADAAEELRLFVEHMNIPVAHSLMGKGVLPDDHELTLGMTGFWGTSFINEQTKYADYLFGAGTRFSEADSSSWYNDVTFNFPKTKLIHIDIDASEIGRNYPVDIGAVADLKKAFTALNRVAKRLYPNGIQRNEQLKKEIIHYRKTMREQISENVNSTAFPMKPERILADVRKVLPRDAYITTDVGWNKNGVGQQFPIYTPGSILTPGGFATMGFGSSAALGAKIADPDKVVISLIGDGGFGQNPSVLATAKEENIPVVWVVMNNRAFGTIAGLEMAHYDTTFGTRFQSDGKSYSPDFAAIAQGYGIKGIKIDSAEQFQAALKEAIAANEPIVIDAAMKNEPVPTDGKWNINDIYSPDDDKSHVSIP, from the coding sequence ATGAAAAAACTAATCTCAGAACAGTTAGTCACTTACTTGGAATCTCGCGGAGTAAAACATATTTTTGGATTGTGCGGACATACGAATATCGCAGTGTTGGCGGAACTCGAGAAAAGCAAAATCAAGTTTATTAATGTGCGCCATGAGCAGATTGCCTCGCACGCAGCTGACGGATATGCCAGAGTGACGAAAAAAGCAGCTGTTGTCCTGAGTCATTTAGGACCTGGTTTAACGAACGCGGCGACTGGTGTTGCGAATGCTGCCTTGGACTCGACACCAATGGTAGTCATTGCTGGAGATGTGCCGAGCTATTATTACGGAAAACACCCGCATCAAGAAGTGAATTTGCACGCCGACGGTGCCCAATATGAAATTTATCGTCCATTTGTCAAACGTGCGTGGCGCGTAGATCAAGCAGAACTATTCCCAGAAATCTTGCAAAAGGCCTTTCAGCTGGCAGAAAGCGGCCGCCCAGGTCCAGTTTTGGTATCTGTACCGATGGATATCTTTTCGACCAAGATAGAAGAAGACAAATTCCGTCAGCTGCAGCATCATACGCAAGAAGTAGAAAAACCAGCATTAGATGAAGAAACTGCTGCGCGTATCGTAGAAAAACTGGCAAAAGCCCAACGTCCTGTGCTGTATGCCGGTGGAGGTATTGTACTCGCTGACGCTGCTGAGGAGCTGCGTCTGTTTGTTGAACATATGAATATACCAGTTGCGCATAGCTTGATGGGGAAAGGCGTACTGCCGGATGATCATGAACTAACATTAGGCATGACAGGATTCTGGGGAACGAGCTTCATCAATGAGCAAACAAAATATGCTGATTATCTATTTGGAGCAGGAACACGCTTTTCGGAAGCAGATTCCAGCTCTTGGTACAATGATGTTACCTTCAATTTCCCGAAAACCAAGCTGATTCATATTGATATAGACGCAAGTGAAATTGGCCGCAACTATCCCGTTGATATTGGAGCGGTTGCGGATCTGAAAAAAGCCTTTACCGCTTTAAATCGCGTCGCCAAGCGGTTGTATCCAAATGGAATCCAGCGTAATGAGCAATTGAAAAAAGAGATTATTCATTATCGCAAAACGATGCGAGAACAGATTTCAGAAAATGTGAACAGCACAGCTTTCCCAATGAAGCCAGAGCGTATTTTGGCAGACGTACGGAAAGTGCTGCCGCGTGATGCCTACATTACGACAGACGTTGGCTGGAATAAAAATGGTGTCGGTCAGCAATTTCCTATCTATACACCAGGCTCTATATTAACGCCAGGCGGATTTGCGACCATGGGCTTTGGCAGTTCTGCTGCACTTGGAGCAAAGATAGCTGATCCAGATAAGGTTGTCATTTCGCTCATAGGAGATGGGGGATTCGGCCAAAATCCATCGGTGCTTGCAACAGCAAAGGAAGAAAATATTCCAGTCGTTTGGGTTGTGATGAATAATCGTGCTTTCGGAACGATTGCCGGCTTGGAAATGGCGCATTATGATACAACATTTGGCACACGATTCCAAAGTGATGGGAAAAGCTATTCGCCTGACTTCGCAGCAATAGCCCAAGGATATGGCATAAAAGGAATTAAAATTGACAGTGCCGAGCAATTCCAAGCTGCGTTAAAAGAAGCAATCGCCGCGAATGAACCAATTGTTATTGATGCAGCTATGAAGAATGAACCTGTTCCGACTGATGGGAAGTGGAATATCAATGACATTTATTCTCCCGATGATGATAAGTCTCATGTAAGCATTCCATAA